One genomic region from Prionailurus bengalensis isolate Pbe53 chromosome C1, Fcat_Pben_1.1_paternal_pri, whole genome shotgun sequence encodes:
- the LOC122479782 gene encoding ceramide-1-phosphate transfer protein produces the protein MGDLESDFNLKVVLVSFKQCLNEKEEVLLDHYLAGWRGLVRFLNSLGAIFSFISKDVTTKLQIMERLCSGPQQEHYSSLQSMMAYEVGNRLVDLERRSQHPDSGCRTVLRLHRALRWLQLFLEGLRTSPEDARTAVLCTDSYNASLAAYHPWIIRRAVTVAFCTLPTRKVFLEAMNVGSPEQAVEMLGEALPFIERVYDVSQKLYTEHSLLNLP, from the exons ATGGGCGACCTGGAGTCGGACTTCAACCTGAAAGTTGTCTTAGTCAGTTTCAAGCAGTGTCTCAACGAGAAGGAGGAGGTGCTGCTGGATCACTACCTCGCTGGCTGGAGGGGGCTGGTCAG GTTCCTGAACAGCCTGGGTGCCATCTTCTCCTTCATCTCTAAGGATGTCACCACAAAGCTACAGATCATGGAGCGTCTGTGCAGTGGCCCACAGCAGGAGCACTACAGCAGCCTGCAGTCCATGATGGCCTACGAGGTGGGCAACCGGCTGGTGGACCTCGAGCGTCGTTCCCAGCACCCCGACTCAGGCTGCCGGACGGTGCTCCGGCTGCACCGCGCCCTGCGCTGGCTACAGCTCTTCCTGGAAGGTCTGCGCACCAGCCCCGAGGACGCGCGTACTGCCGTGCTCTGCACCGACTCCTACAACGCCTCTCTGGCTGCCTACCACCCCTGGATCATCCGCCGGGCCGTCACCGTGGCCTTCTGTACGTTGCCCACACGCAAGGTCTTCCTGGAGGCCATGAACGTGGGGTCCCCAGAGCAGGCCGTGGAAATGCTGGGCGAGGCCCTGCCCTTCATTGAGCGTGTCTACGATGTCTCCCAGAAACTCTACACTGAGCATTCCCTGCTGAACCTGCCCTGA
- the TAS1R3 gene encoding taste receptor type 1 member 3, giving the protein MPGLALLGLTALLGLTALLDHGEGATSCLSQQLRMQGDYVLGGLFPLGSAEGTGLGDRLQPNATVCTRFSSLGLLWALAVKMAVEEINNGSALLPGLHLGYDLFDTCSEPMVAMKPSLAFMAKAGSCSIAAYCNYTQYQPRVLAVIGPHSSELALVTGKFFSFFLVPQVSYGASTDRLSNREIFPSFFRTVPSDRVQVAAMVELLQELGWNWVAAVGSDDEYGRQGLSLFSGLANARGICIAHEGLVPLPPGSLRLGALQGLLRQVNQSSVQVVVLFSSAHAARTLFSDSIRRKLSPKVWVASEAWLTSDLVMTLPGMPGVGTVLGFLQQGAPMPEFPSYVRTRLALAADPAFCASLDAEQPGLEEHVVGPRCPQCDHVTLENLSAGLLHHQTFAAYAAVYGVAQALHNTLRCNASGCPRREPVRPWQLLENMYNVSFRARGLALQFDASGNVNVDYHLKLWVWQDPTPELRTVGTFKGRLELWRSQMCWHTPGKQQPVSQCSRQCKEGQVRRVKGFHSCCYDCVDCKAGSYQRHPDDLLCTQCDQDQWSPDRSTRCFPRKPMFLAWGEPAVLLLLALLALALGLALAALGLFLWHSDSPLVQASGGPRACFGLACLGLVCLSVLLFPGQPGPASCLAQQPLFHLPLTGCLSTLFLQAAEIFVGSELPPSWAEKMRGHLRGPWGWLVVLLAMLAEAAWCAWYLVAFPPEVVTDWRVLPTEALVHCHVHSWISFGLVHATNAMLAFLCFLGTFLVQSRPGRYNGARGLTFAMLAYFITWISFVPLFANVHVAYQPAVQMGAILLCALGILATFHLPKCYLLLQRPELNTPEFFLEDNARAQGSSWGQGRGESGQKQVTPDPVTSPQ; this is encoded by the exons ATGCCCGGCCTCGCTCTCCTGGGCCTCACGGCTCTCCTGGGCCTCACGGCTCTCTTGGACCACGGGGAGGGCGCAACGTCGTGCTTGTCACAGCAGCTCAGGATGCAGGGGGACTACGTGCTGGGTGGGCTCTTCCCTCTGGGCTCTGCCGAGGGTACAGGTCTTGGCGACAGGCTGCAGCCCAATGCCACCGTGTGCACCAG GTTCTCGTCTCTGGGCCTGCTCTGGGCGCTGGCCGTGAAGATGGCGGTGGAGGAGATCAACAACGGGTCTGCCCTGCTGCCCGGGCTGCACCTGGGCTATGACCTCTTTGACACGTGTTCAGAGCCCATGGTGGCCATGAAGCCCAGCCTCGCGTTCATGGCCAAAGCAGGCAGCTGCAGCATTGCCGCCTACTGCAATTACACACAGTACCAGCCCCGCGTGCTGGCCGTCATCGGGCCCCACTCGTCCGAGCTCGCCCTCGTCACCGGCAAGTTCTTCAGCTTCTTCCTTGTGCCTcag GTCAGCTACGGCGCCAGCACCGACCGGCTGAGCAACCGGGAGATCTTCCCGTCCTTCTTCCGCACGGTGCCCAGCGACCGAGTGCAGGTGGCGGCCATGGTGGAGCTGCTGCAGGAGCTCGGCTGGAACTGGGTGGCGGCGGTGGGTAGTGACGACGAGTATGGCCGGCAGGGCCTGAGCCTCTTCTCCGGCCTGGCCAACGCCAGGGGCATCTGCATCGCGCATGAGGGCCTGGTGCCACTGCCGCCAGGCAGCCTGCGGCTGGGCGCCCTACAGGGCCTGCTGCGCCAGGTGAACCAGAGCAGCGTGCAGGTGGTGGTGCTGTTCTCCTCCGCCCACGCGGCCCGCACCCTCTTCAGCGACAGCATCCGCCGCAAGCTCTCACCCAAGGTGTGGGTGGCCAGTGAGGCCTGGCTGACCTCAGACCTGGTCATGACGCTGCCCGGCATGCCTGGGGTGGGCACCGTGCTGGGCTTCCTGCAGCAGGGCGCCCCGATGCCGGAGTTCCCATCCTACGTGCGGACCCGCCTGGCCCTGGCCGCTGACCCCGCCTTCTGCGCCTCGCTGGACGCTGAGCAGCCAGGCCTGGAGGAGCACGTGGTGGGGCCACGCTGCCCCCAATGTGACCACGTCACGCTAGAGAACCTATCTGCGGGGCTGCTGCACCACCAGACCTTCGCTGCCTACGCGGCTGTGTATGGCGTGGCCCAGGCCCTTCACAACACACTGCGCTGCAATGCCTCGGGCTGCCCCAGGCGGGAGCCTGTGCGGCCCTGGCAG CTCCTAGAGAACATGTACAACGTGAGCTTCCGTGCTCGCGGCCTGGCACTGCAGTTCGACGCCAGCGGGAACGTGAACGTGGATTACCACCTGAAACTGTGGGTGTGGCAGGACCCGACGCCCGAGCTGCGCACCGTAGGCACCTTCAAGGGCCGCCTGGAGCTCTGGCGCTCTCAGATGTGCTGGCACACGCCGGGGAAGCAG CAGCCCGTGTCCCAGTGCTCCCGGCAGTGCAAGGAGGGCCAGGTGCGCCGCGTGAAGGGCTTCCACTCTTGCTGTTACGACTGCGTGGACTGCAAGGCGGGCAGTTATCAGCGCCACCCAG ATGACCTCCTCTGCACCCAGTGTGACCAGGACCAGTGGTCCCCAGACCGGAGCACACGCTGCTTCCCCCGCAAGCCCATGTTCCTGGCATGGGGGGAGCCAGCTGTGCTGCTACTGCTCGCGCTGCTGGCTCTGGCGCTGGGCCTGGCGCTGGCGGCCCTGGGGCTCTTCCTCTGGCACTCGGACAGCCCGCTGGTTCAGGCCTCAGGTGGGCCGCGGGCCTGCTTTGGCCTGGCCTGCCTGGGCCTGgtctgcctcagtgtcctcctgtTCCCTGGCCAGCCAGGCCCTGCCAGCTGCCTAGCCCAGCAGCCACTGTTCCACCTCCCACTCACTGGCTGCCTGAGCACGCTTTTCCTGCAAGCGGCCGAGATATTTGTGGGGTCGGAGCTGCCACCAAGCTGGGCTGAGAAGATGCGTGGCCACCTGcgggggccctggggctggctggTAGTGCTGCTTGCTATGCTGGCAGAAGCCGCATGGTGTGCCTGGTACCTGGTAGCCTTCCCGCCAGAGGTGGTGACGGACTGGCGGGTACTGCCCACAGAGGCGCTGGTGCACTGCCACGTGCACTCCTGGATCAGCTTCGGCCTGGTGCATGCCACTAACGCCATGCTggccttcctctgcttcctgggcACTTTCCTGGTGCAGAGCCGGCCAGGCCGCTACAATGGTGCCCGCGGCCTCACCTTTGCCATGCTGGCCTACTTCATCACCTGGATCTCCTTTGTGCCCCTCTTTGCCAATGTGCACGTGGCCTACCAGCCTGCCGTGCAGATGGGCGCCATCCTCCTCTGTGCCCTGGGTATCCTAGCCACCTTCCACCTGCCCAAGTGCTACCTGCTGCTGCAGCGGCCGGAGCTCAACACCCCTGAGTTCTTCCTGGAAGACAATGCCAGAGCACAGGGCAgcagttgggggcaggggaggggagaatcgGGGCAAAAACAAGTGACACCTGATCCAGTGACCTCACCGCAGTGA
- the DVL1 gene encoding LOW QUALITY PROTEIN: segment polarity protein dishevelled homolog DVL-1 (The sequence of the model RefSeq protein was modified relative to this genomic sequence to represent the inferred CDS: inserted 1 base in 1 codon): MAETKIIYHMDEEETPYLVKLPVAPERVTLADFKNVLSNRPVHAYKFFFKSMDQDFGVVKEEISDDNAKLPGFNGRVVSWLVLAEGAHSDAGSQSTDGHTDLPPPLERTGGIGDSRPPSFHPNVASSRDCMDNDTGTESMVSHRRERARRRNREEAARTNGHPRGDRRRELGLPADSASTVLSSELESSSFIDSDEDDNTSRLSSSTEQSTSSRLIRKHKRRRRKQRLRQTDRASSFSSITDSTMSLNIITVTLNMERHHFLGISIVGQSNDRGDGGIYIGSIMKGGAVAADGRIEPGDMLLQVNDINFESMSNDDAVRVLREIVSQTGPISLTVAKCWDPXPRSYFTIPRADPVRPIDPAAWLSHTAALTGALPRYELEEAPLTVKSDMGAVVRVMKLPDSGLEIRDRMWLKITIANAVIGADVVDWLYTHVEGFKERREARKYASSMLKRGFLRHTVNKITFSEQCYYVFGDLCSNLAALNLNSGSSGASDQDTLAPLPHPAAPWPLGQGYPYQYPGPPPCFPPAYQDPGFSYGSGSAGSQQSEGSKSSGSTRSAGGSSRRALGREKERRAAGAGGSGSESDHAAPSGVAGSGWRERPASQLSRGSSPHSQASAAAPGLPPLYPLTKAYSAVGGPPGGPPVRELAAVPPELTGSRQSFQKAMGNPCEFFVDIM, encoded by the exons atGGCGGAGACCAAGATCATCTATCACATGGATGAGGAGGAGACGCCGTACCTGGTCAAGCTGCCCGTGGCGCCCGAGCGCGTCACTCTGGCCGACTTCAAGAATGTGCTCAGCAACCGGCCCGTGCACGCTTACAAATTCTTCTTCAAGTCCATGGACCAGGACTTCGG GGTGGTAAAGGAGGAGATCTCTGACGATAACGCCAAGCTGCCCGGCTTCAACGGCCGCGTGGTCTCCTGG CTGGTCCTGGCTGAGGGCGCGCACTCGGACGCAGGGTCTCAGAGCACCGATGGCCATACAGACCTGCCCCCGCCTCTTGAGAGGACGGGCGGCATTGGGGATTCCCGGCCCCCTTCTTTCCA CCCCAATGTAGCGAGCAGCCGTGATTGCATGGACAACGACACTGGCACGGAGTCCATGGTCAGCCACCGGCGGGAGAGAGCCCGACGCCGGAACCGCGAAGAGG CTGCCCGGACCAATGGGCACCCGAGGGGGGACCGGCGGCGAGAGCTGGGGCTGCCCGCCGACAGCGCGTCCACCGTGCTGAGCAGTGAGCTTGAGTCCAGTAGTTTCATCGACTCGGACGAGGATGACAACACAAGCCG ACTGAGCAGCTCCACAGAGCAGAGCACCTCCTCCCGGCTCATCCGGAAGCACAAGCGCCGGCGGCGGAAGCAGCGCCTGCGGCAGACGGACCGT GCCTCTTCCTTTAGCAGCATCACGGACTCTACTATGTCCCTGAACATCATCACCGTCACGCTCAACATGG AGAGGCACCACTTCCTGGGCATCAGTATCGTGGGGCAGAGCAACGACCGGGGAGACGGCGGCATCTATATCGGCTCCATCATGAAGGGCGGGGCCGTGGCTGCCGACGGCCGCATTGAGCCCGGGGACATGCTGTTGCAG gTGAATGACATCAATTTCGAGAGCATGAGCAACGATGACGCTGTGCGGGTGCTGCGGGAGATCGTGTCCCAGACGGG GCCCATCAGCCTCACGGTGGCCAAGTGCTGGGACC ACCCCCGGAGCTACTTCACCATCCCGAGGG CTGACCCGGTTCGGCCCATCGACCCTGCCGCCTGGCTGTCCCACACGGCGGCGCTGACCGGAGCCCTGCCCCGCTACG aGCTGGAGGAGGCGCCGCTGACGGTGAAGAGTGACATGGGTGCCGTGGTGCGTGTCATGAAGCTGCCGGACTCGGGCCTGGAGATCCGAGACCGCATGTGGCTCAAGATCACCATCGCCAATGCCGTCATCG GGGCGGACGTGGTGGACTGGCTGTACACGCATGTGGAGGGCTTCAAGGAACGGCGCGAGGCCCGCAAGTACGCCAGCAGCATGCTGAAGCGTGGCTTCCTGCGGCACACGGTGAACAAGATCACCTTCTCGGAGCAGTGCTACTACGTCTTCGGGGACCTGTGCAGCA ATCTCGCAGCCCTGAACCTCAACAGTGGTTCCAGTGGGGCCTCGGATCAGGACACGCTGGCCCCGCTGCCCCATCCGGCCGCCCCCTGGCCCCTGGGTCAGGGCTACCCCTACCAGTACCCGGGCCCCCCGCCCTGCTTCCCACCCGCATACCAGGACCCTGGCTTCAGCTACGGCAGCGGCAGTGCTGGGAGTCAGCAGAGTGAAG GAAGCAAAAGCAGTGGGTCCACCCGGAGCGCCGGCGGCAGCAGCCGGCGGGCACTGGGCCGCGAGAAGGAGCGCCGGGCGGCGGGAGCCGGAGGCAGTGGCAGCGAGTCGGACCATGCAGCACCGAGTGGGGTTGCTGGCAGCGGCTGGAGGGAGCGTCCGGCTAGTCAGCTCAGCCGGGGCAGCAGCCCACACAGTCAGGCCTCGGCTGCCGCCCCGGGGCTCCCCCCACTGTACCCCCTGACAAAGGCATACTCGGCGGTGGGGGGGCCGCCTGGGGGGCCGCCCGTCCGGGAGCTGGCTGCTGTTCCCCCAGAGCTGACGGGCAGCCGCCAGTCCTTCCAGAAGGCCATGGGAAACCCCTGTGAATTTTTTGTTGACATCATGTGA